One part of the Streptomyces lienomycini genome encodes these proteins:
- a CDS encoding carbohydrate ABC transporter permease — protein sequence MKDNITTSDAASRRPEPAARGGRPRRRKLTFDRVTFFLAFLGVPLAIFVIFVLIPFGQAIFWAMTDWRGFSPDYNFVGFDNFTKMFQDDIFLKALRNVALLAAFVPLVTLTLALGVAVAITLGGPSKGPVRGIRGASFYRIISFFPYVVPAIIVGLIWAQMYDPNAGLLNGVLTGLGLDQFDTFAWLGEKAAAMPAVMFVIVWGLVGFYAVLFIAAIKGVPGELYEAAKIDGAGRLRTTISITLPAIRDSVQTAYIYLGIAALDAFVYVQAMVPNGGPDNSTLTISQRLFSVAFAKQQFGYATAMGVVLAAVTLVFAALVFLVNRLTGGGEGESKRKAPGSRARRAAAKGGAR from the coding sequence ATGAAAGACAACATCACCACCTCCGACGCCGCGAGCCGCCGGCCCGAGCCGGCCGCTCGCGGCGGGCGGCCACGGCGCCGCAAGCTCACGTTCGACCGGGTGACGTTCTTCCTCGCGTTCCTCGGTGTCCCGCTGGCCATCTTCGTGATCTTCGTTCTGATCCCGTTCGGCCAGGCCATCTTCTGGGCGATGACCGACTGGCGCGGCTTCAGCCCGGACTACAACTTCGTCGGCTTCGACAACTTCACGAAGATGTTCCAGGACGACATCTTCCTGAAGGCCTTGCGCAACGTCGCACTCCTCGCGGCCTTCGTGCCGCTGGTGACGCTGACGCTGGCCCTCGGGGTCGCCGTGGCCATCACCCTGGGCGGGCCCAGCAAGGGCCCCGTCCGAGGGATCCGGGGAGCGTCGTTCTACCGGATCATCTCGTTCTTCCCCTACGTCGTGCCGGCGATCATCGTCGGTCTGATCTGGGCGCAGATGTACGACCCGAACGCCGGCCTGCTCAACGGCGTCCTCACCGGCCTCGGCCTCGACCAGTTCGACACGTTCGCGTGGCTGGGCGAGAAGGCCGCCGCGATGCCGGCCGTGATGTTCGTCATCGTCTGGGGGCTCGTCGGGTTCTACGCGGTGCTCTTCATCGCCGCGATCAAGGGCGTTCCCGGCGAGTTGTACGAGGCGGCGAAGATCGACGGGGCCGGCCGGTTGCGCACCACGATCTCGATCACCCTGCCGGCGATCCGGGACAGCGTGCAGACGGCGTACATCTACCTGGGCATCGCCGCCCTCGACGCGTTCGTCTACGTCCAGGCGATGGTGCCGAACGGCGGCCCGGACAACTCGACCCTGACGATCAGCCAGCGTCTGTTCAGCGTCGCTTTCGCCAAGCAGCAGTTCGGCTACGCCACCGCGATGGGCGTCGTCCTCGCCGCCGTCACCCTGGTGTTCGCGGCGCTGGTGTTCCTCGTCAACCGCCTCACGGGCGGCGGCGAGGGCGAGAGCAAGAGGAAAGCACCTGGGTCCAGGGCTCGGCGTGCCGCAGCCAAGGGAGGTGCCCGGTGA
- a CDS encoding sugar ABC transporter permease: MSIDKTSTPAEGEAVENPAAASAAVTVVDPRLLVREQGFAGYLGEFKRKMKAGDLGSIPVVVGLLIIWAIFTGLNSNFLTAGNFSDMSVAMVGTGMIAVGIVFVLLLGEIDLSVGSVSGVAGATFAVLSVTHGMNEWLALVLAVLTGTAAGAIHGFVFARIGVPAFAVTLAGLLFWQGFMLQILGSNGTINLDSEGIVVKMTSYYFSDVAAAYGLAIVVTAGYFLTAFFDNRRREAAGVPSRPLNEIIVRTVLLAVLAFVVAIVFNQYKGLPLAVVIFLAFLLLTDFVLRRTAYGRKIFALGGSVEASRRAGINVELVRISVFAIAGGFAAIGGLFVASKIASANQGAGTGEFLMNVIAAAVIGGTSLFGGRGRTWDALLGVMVIVSIQYGLALEGIASPVQYMITGGVLLATVVIDAITRKTQKTAGRA; the protein is encoded by the coding sequence GTGAGCATCGACAAGACCTCCACGCCCGCCGAGGGCGAAGCGGTGGAGAACCCCGCCGCCGCCTCCGCCGCGGTCACCGTCGTCGACCCGCGACTGCTGGTGCGCGAGCAGGGCTTCGCCGGCTACCTCGGCGAGTTCAAGCGGAAGATGAAGGCCGGTGACCTGGGGTCCATCCCCGTCGTCGTCGGACTGCTGATCATCTGGGCCATCTTCACCGGCCTGAACTCCAACTTCCTCACCGCCGGCAACTTCTCCGACATGTCGGTCGCCATGGTCGGCACCGGCATGATCGCCGTCGGTATCGTCTTCGTCCTGCTGCTCGGCGAGATCGACCTGTCGGTCGGCTCGGTCAGCGGTGTCGCGGGCGCCACCTTCGCGGTGCTGAGCGTCACGCACGGGATGAACGAGTGGCTGGCGCTGGTGCTGGCCGTCCTCACCGGCACCGCGGCCGGTGCCATCCACGGCTTCGTCTTCGCCCGCATCGGTGTGCCGGCCTTCGCCGTGACGCTGGCCGGACTGCTGTTCTGGCAGGGCTTCATGCTGCAGATCCTGGGCAGCAACGGCACGATCAACCTCGACTCCGAGGGCATCGTCGTCAAGATGACGAGCTACTACTTCTCCGACGTGGCCGCCGCCTACGGCCTGGCGATCGTCGTGACCGCGGGGTACTTCCTCACCGCGTTCTTCGACAACCGCCGCCGCGAGGCGGCCGGGGTGCCGTCCCGGCCGCTGAACGAGATCATCGTGCGCACGGTGCTGCTCGCGGTCCTGGCCTTCGTCGTGGCGATCGTCTTCAACCAGTACAAGGGCCTGCCCCTGGCCGTGGTGATCTTCCTGGCGTTCCTGCTGCTCACGGACTTCGTCCTGCGCCGCACCGCCTACGGTCGCAAGATCTTCGCCCTCGGCGGCAGCGTCGAGGCGTCCCGCCGTGCCGGTATCAACGTCGAGCTGGTCCGGATCTCGGTCTTCGCCATCGCCGGCGGCTTCGCCGCGATCGGCGGCCTCTTCGTGGCCTCGAAGATCGCCTCCGCCAACCAGGGCGCGGGCACCGGTGAGTTCCTGATGAACGTCATCGCCGCGGCCGTGATCGGCGGCACGTCCCTCTTCGGCGGCCGCGGCCGCACCTGGGACGCGCTGCTCGGTGTGATGGTCATCGTCTCGATCCAGTACGGCCTCGCCCTGGAGGGCATCGCCTCGCCGGTCCAGTACATGATCACCGGTGGCGTGCTGCTGGCGACCGTCGTCATCGACGCGATCACCCGCAAGACGCAGAAGACGGCCGGCCGCGCGTAG
- the ngcE gene encoding N-acetylglucosamine/diacetylchitobiose ABC transporter substrate-binding protein codes for MTIRAGSLDRRTLLRGAIATAAMGSFAVACSSPSSENKDSDGGPKGEKSANNPFGVAANSSVEAAIFDGGYGTDYVDYTNQVLGSNVKGLKVQVKPVVDIAPQLQPRFVGGNPPDLIDNSGEDQIGFLGILDQLEELDDLFEANTYEGKKIADIVYPGVKEPGTYNGKFVSLRYVMTVYGVWYSKTLFEENNWTPPKTWDEALDLGQQAKRKGKYLFVHGKEAATYYQTMLFASAIKEGGDEVRLALGNLEKNAWSHPAIQGVLKVMETMIKEKMFVPGGSGTQFQKAQAIWSNDQKALLYPSGGWIENEMKKATKTDFQMTGFPEMTLTDKPKLPYESLHAAAGEPFIVPKQGKNPAGGKEVLRAMLSEKAAANFSKTKLAPTVVKGTVPADGFGSAALVSQTQMLEAAGDNIYDMRRFVEAYGMNTDQLVPWNSFLSGDLDRKGLTAALQKISDKVQEDDSIDKIKIS; via the coding sequence ATGACCATTCGTGCCGGCTCTCTTGACAGGCGGACGCTCCTGCGCGGTGCCATCGCCACCGCGGCGATGGGCTCGTTCGCGGTCGCGTGCAGCTCCCCCTCCAGCGAGAACAAGGACAGCGACGGCGGCCCGAAGGGCGAGAAGAGCGCCAACAACCCGTTCGGCGTCGCCGCGAACTCCTCGGTCGAAGCGGCCATCTTCGACGGCGGCTACGGCACCGACTACGTCGACTACACCAACCAGGTGCTCGGCAGCAACGTCAAGGGACTCAAGGTCCAGGTCAAGCCGGTCGTCGACATCGCACCCCAGCTCCAGCCCCGCTTCGTCGGCGGCAACCCGCCGGACCTCATCGACAACTCCGGTGAGGACCAGATCGGCTTCCTCGGCATCCTCGACCAGCTGGAGGAGCTCGACGACCTCTTCGAGGCCAACACCTACGAGGGCAAGAAGATCGCCGACATCGTCTACCCCGGCGTCAAGGAACCCGGAACGTACAACGGCAAGTTCGTCTCACTCCGGTACGTGATGACGGTGTACGGCGTCTGGTACTCGAAGACGCTCTTCGAGGAGAACAACTGGACCCCGCCGAAGACCTGGGACGAGGCGCTCGACCTCGGCCAGCAGGCGAAGAGGAAGGGCAAGTACCTCTTCGTCCACGGCAAGGAAGCCGCGACCTACTACCAGACGATGCTGTTCGCCTCAGCGATCAAGGAGGGCGGTGACGAGGTCCGGCTCGCTCTCGGCAACCTCGAGAAGAACGCCTGGTCGCATCCGGCCATTCAGGGCGTCCTCAAGGTCATGGAGACCATGATCAAGGAGAAGATGTTCGTCCCCGGCGGCTCCGGCACCCAGTTCCAGAAGGCGCAGGCGATCTGGAGCAACGACCAGAAGGCGCTGCTCTACCCGTCCGGTGGCTGGATCGAGAACGAGATGAAGAAGGCCACCAAGACGGACTTCCAGATGACCGGGTTCCCGGAGATGACGCTCACGGACAAGCCGAAGCTGCCCTACGAGTCGCTCCACGCCGCAGCGGGAGAGCCGTTCATCGTGCCCAAGCAGGGCAAGAACCCGGCCGGCGGCAAGGAAGTGCTGCGGGCGATGCTGTCCGAGAAGGCGGCCGCCAACTTCTCCAAGACAAAGCTGGCCCCGACGGTGGTCAAGGGCACCGTGCCCGCCGACGGCTTCGGATCGGCCGCCCTCGTCTCCCAGACGCAGATGCTCGAGGCCGCGGGCGACAACATCTACGACATGAGGCGGTTCGTCGAGGCATACGGCATGAACACCGACCAGCTGGTGCCGTGGAACTCGTTCCTCTCCGGTGACCTCGACCGCAAGGGCCTCACCGCGGCCCTGCAGAAGATCTCCGACAAGGTCCAGGAAGACGACTCCATCGACAAGATCAAGATCAGCTAG
- a CDS encoding ROK family transcriptional regulator, translating into METPGSQSSLHRANLERVVRAVRLAGSLTQAEIARTTGLSAATVSNIVRELKDGGTVEVTPTSAGGRRARSVSLSGDAGIVIGVDFGHTHLRVAVGNLAHQVLAEESEPLDVDASAAQGFDRAEQLVSRLIEATGVDRAKIAGVGLGVPGPIDVESGTLGSTAILPGWGGTRPAEELRGRLGVPVHVDNDANLGALGELVWGSGRGVRDLAYIKVASGVGAGLVINGKIYRGPGGTAGEIGHITLDEAGPVCRCGNRGCLETFAAARYVLPLLQPGHGTDLTMEGVVRLARDGDPGCRRVIADVGRHIGSGVANLCNLLNPSRVVLGGDLAEAGELVLGPIRESVGRYAIPSAARQLSVLPGALGGRAEVLGALALALSEMGDSTLLDGSATGALPVAAPAFT; encoded by the coding sequence ATGGAGACTCCCGGGTCGCAGTCGTCGCTGCACCGCGCCAACCTGGAACGGGTCGTACGAGCGGTACGGCTCGCCGGGTCGCTCACGCAGGCGGAGATCGCGAGGACGACGGGGCTGTCCGCGGCCACGGTCTCGAACATCGTCCGGGAACTGAAGGACGGCGGGACGGTCGAGGTCACGCCCACCTCGGCGGGCGGCAGGCGGGCCCGCAGCGTCTCGCTGAGCGGGGACGCGGGCATCGTCATCGGCGTGGACTTCGGGCACACCCACCTGCGTGTCGCGGTCGGCAACCTCGCCCACCAGGTGCTGGCCGAGGAGTCCGAGCCGCTGGACGTCGACGCGTCCGCGGCACAGGGCTTCGACCGGGCGGAACAGCTGGTCAGCCGGCTGATCGAGGCCACCGGCGTGGACCGCGCCAAGATCGCCGGAGTGGGCCTGGGCGTGCCCGGACCGATCGACGTGGAGTCCGGGACGCTGGGCTCGACCGCCATCCTGCCCGGCTGGGGCGGCACCCGGCCCGCCGAGGAGCTGCGGGGGCGGCTCGGCGTGCCGGTCCACGTGGACAACGACGCCAACCTCGGCGCCCTGGGCGAGCTGGTCTGGGGCAGCGGCCGAGGGGTGCGGGACCTGGCGTACATCAAGGTCGCCAGCGGTGTCGGCGCGGGCCTGGTGATCAACGGCAAGATCTACCGCGGGCCCGGCGGCACGGCGGGGGAGATCGGGCACATCACCCTCGACGAGGCCGGTCCCGTCTGCCGCTGCGGCAACCGGGGTTGCCTGGAGACGTTCGCGGCGGCACGCTATGTGCTTCCGCTCCTCCAGCCCGGCCACGGCACCGATCTCACGATGGAGGGTGTCGTCCGGCTGGCCCGGGACGGTGACCCGGGCTGCCGTCGGGTGATCGCCGATGTCGGCCGCCACATCGGCAGCGGAGTCGCCAACCTCTGCAACCTGCTCAACCCGAGCCGGGTCGTCCTCGGCGGCGATCTCGCCGAGGCCGGCGAGCTGGTGCTCGGGCCCATAAGGGAGTCCGTCGGGCGCTACGCGATCCCCAGCGCGGCCCGGCAACTCTCCGTGCTTCCGGGGGCCCTCGGAGGCCGTGCGGAGGTGCTGGGGGCCCTTGCCCTGGCCCTGAGCGAGATGGGCGATTCGACGCTTTTGGACGGAAGTGCGACCGGTGCTCTGCCGGTGGCGGCGCCTGCATTCACTTAG
- a CDS encoding ATP-binding cassette domain-containing protein: MVHVSATPVLALRGVSKRFGAVQALTDVELEVHAGEVVALVGDNGAGKSTLVKTIAGVHPIDEGAIEWDGRSVSINKPHDAQNLGIATVYQDLALCDNIDVVGNLYLGREIRKRGVLDEVEMERRSRELLDTLSIRIPSVRIPIASLSGGQRQVVAIARSMLGEPKLVILDEPTAALGVEQTAQVLDLVERLRERGHAVILISHNMADVKAVADKVAVLRLGRNNGIFEVKSTSQEEIISAITGATENAVTRRAARTNGEIKK, encoded by the coding sequence ATGGTTCACGTGTCCGCTACGCCCGTGCTGGCGTTGCGCGGGGTCTCCAAGCGATTCGGTGCCGTCCAGGCGCTCACCGATGTCGAGCTTGAGGTCCACGCCGGTGAGGTGGTCGCCCTGGTGGGCGACAACGGTGCCGGAAAGTCCACGCTGGTCAAGACGATCGCCGGCGTGCACCCCATCGATGAGGGTGCCATCGAGTGGGACGGCAGGTCCGTCTCGATCAACAAGCCGCACGACGCCCAGAACCTCGGCATCGCGACCGTCTACCAGGACCTCGCGCTGTGCGACAACATCGACGTCGTCGGCAACCTCTACCTGGGCCGGGAGATCCGCAAGCGCGGCGTCCTGGACGAGGTGGAGATGGAGCGCCGCTCCCGCGAACTGCTGGACACGCTGTCCATCCGCATCCCCAGCGTCCGCATCCCGATCGCCTCGCTGTCCGGCGGTCAGCGCCAGGTCGTGGCGATCGCCCGGTCCATGCTCGGCGAGCCCAAGCTGGTCATCCTGGACGAGCCCACCGCCGCCCTCGGCGTCGAGCAGACCGCGCAGGTCCTCGACCTCGTCGAGCGGCTGCGCGAGCGCGGCCACGCCGTCATCCTCATCAGCCACAACATGGCCGATGTCAAGGCGGTCGCCGACAAGGTCGCCGTCCTGCGCCTCGGGCGCAACAACGGCATCTTCGAGGTCAAGTCGACCTCCCAGGAAGAGATCATCTCCGCCATCACGGGCGCCACGGAGAACGCCGTGACCCGTCGTGCGGCGCGCACCAATGGGGAGATAAAGAAGTGA
- a CDS encoding carbohydrate ABC transporter permease, with protein MSVIAADRKPASDRRPASDRKLARAAASSDRRFAAISHALLILWSVIVIVPMLWVLVSSFKSTGEILSSPFSLPDHWRFENYANAWTDANIGKYFLNSVIVVVSALILVMLLGAMCAYVLARFEFPGRRLIYYVMLAGLTFPVFLAIVPLFFQLQNFGLLNTRPGLILTYVAFALPFTMFFLYSFFRSLPHDVYEAALIDGAGDWRAFFQVMLPMARPGMAAVAIFNFLGLWNQFLLPVALNTDQDKWVLTQGMAAYASSQVYDIDYGALFAAIVITVVPVLLVYCVFQRRIAGSVSQGTFR; from the coding sequence GTGAGCGTCATCGCCGCCGACCGCAAGCCGGCCAGTGACCGGAGACCGGCGAGTGACCGCAAGCTGGCGAGGGCCGCCGCGAGCAGCGACCGCAGATTCGCGGCGATCTCGCACGCCCTGCTGATCCTGTGGTCCGTGATCGTGATCGTGCCCATGCTGTGGGTGCTGGTGTCGTCGTTCAAATCGACCGGCGAGATCCTTTCGTCGCCGTTCTCGCTGCCGGACCACTGGCGCTTCGAGAACTACGCGAACGCGTGGACCGACGCGAACATCGGGAAGTACTTCCTGAATTCCGTGATCGTCGTGGTCTCGGCACTGATCCTGGTGATGCTGCTCGGCGCGATGTGCGCCTACGTTCTCGCCCGGTTCGAGTTCCCCGGACGCCGGCTGATCTACTACGTGATGCTCGCCGGCCTGACTTTCCCGGTTTTCCTGGCGATCGTTCCGCTCTTCTTCCAGTTGCAGAACTTCGGGCTGCTCAACACACGTCCCGGACTGATCCTCACCTATGTCGCGTTCGCGCTGCCGTTCACGATGTTCTTCCTCTACTCGTTCTTCCGGTCGCTGCCGCACGACGTGTACGAGGCCGCGCTGATCGACGGTGCCGGGGACTGGCGGGCGTTCTTCCAGGTGATGCTGCCGATGGCCCGTCCGGGCATGGCGGCGGTGGCGATCTTCAACTTCCTGGGCCTGTGGAACCAGTTCCTGCTGCCGGTGGCGCTCAACACCGACCAGGACAAGTGGGTCCTCACCCAGGGCATGGCCGCCTACGCGTCCTCGCAGGTCTACGACATCGACTACGGTGCGCTGTTCGCGGCGATCGTGATCACGGTGGTGCCCGTACTCCTCGTGTACTGCGTCTTCCAGCGGCGGATCGCCGGTTCGGTGTCGCAGGGCACCTTCCGCTGA
- a CDS encoding glycosyl hydrolase family 18 protein — MRRMRSFRAALTAAATAVAAMGLALSGTGTAQAATPLPDRVFAPYFEAWTGESPAALAAQSGAKHLTMAFLQTATAGSCTPYWNGDTSMPIAQSTFGADFDTIQANGGDVIPSFGGYTADTTGTEIADSCTDVQQIAAAYEKVITTYDVSRLDMDIEIDSLDNTAGIDRRNKAIKLVQDWAAANGRDVEISYTLPTTTRGLASNGVALLENAVRNGTRVDVVNLMTFDYYDNQQHDMAKDTQTATQGLHDVLARLYPDRSSAELWHMIGVIEMIGVDDFGPAETFTLANARTVYDWALKQGINTLSFWALQRDNGGCAGGAAADNCSGIQQNTWDFSHVFAPFTGGSTAPANDFSLSAAPASGTVTAGASATTTVKTAVKSGQAETVRLTASGVPAGVTASFSPASVTAGGQSTLTLSTTAQAVSGTYSVTVTGTSPSGSHSTTYALTVTGGNGNQCTAAPWASGTVYTGGQQVSHEGHTWKAKWWTTGEEPGTTGQWGVWQDLGAC; from the coding sequence ATGAGACGCATGCGTTCCTTCCGGGCGGCCCTCACCGCGGCCGCCACCGCCGTGGCCGCGATGGGCCTCGCCCTGTCCGGCACCGGCACGGCCCAGGCGGCGACCCCGCTGCCGGACCGGGTCTTCGCGCCGTACTTCGAGGCCTGGACCGGCGAGAGCCCGGCCGCGCTGGCCGCGCAGTCGGGTGCCAAACACCTGACCATGGCGTTCCTCCAGACGGCGACCGCGGGCTCCTGCACGCCGTACTGGAACGGCGACACCTCGATGCCGATCGCCCAGTCGACCTTCGGCGCCGACTTCGACACCATCCAGGCGAACGGCGGCGACGTCATCCCCTCGTTCGGCGGCTACACGGCCGACACCACGGGCACCGAGATCGCCGACAGCTGCACCGACGTCCAGCAGATCGCCGCGGCCTACGAGAAGGTCATCACGACCTACGACGTCTCCCGGCTCGACATGGACATCGAGATCGACTCGCTGGACAACACCGCGGGCATCGACCGCCGCAACAAGGCCATCAAGCTGGTCCAGGACTGGGCCGCCGCGAACGGCCGCGACGTCGAGATCTCCTACACGCTGCCCACGACCACCCGCGGCCTCGCGAGCAACGGCGTCGCCCTGCTCGAGAACGCCGTGCGGAACGGCACCAGGGTCGACGTCGTGAACCTCATGACGTTCGACTACTACGACAACCAGCAGCACGACATGGCCAAGGACACCCAGACAGCCACCCAGGGCCTGCACGACGTACTGGCCCGGCTCTACCCGGACAGGTCCTCCGCCGAGCTGTGGCACATGATCGGCGTCATCGAGATGATCGGCGTCGACGACTTCGGGCCCGCGGAGACCTTCACCCTGGCCAACGCCCGCACGGTCTACGACTGGGCTCTGAAGCAGGGCATCAACACGCTCTCCTTCTGGGCGCTCCAGCGCGACAACGGCGGCTGCGCGGGCGGCGCCGCGGCCGACAACTGCTCCGGCATCCAGCAGAACACCTGGGACTTCTCGCACGTCTTCGCGCCCTTCACCGGCGGCAGCACCGCCCCGGCGAACGACTTCTCCCTCTCCGCCGCTCCGGCCTCCGGCACGGTGACCGCGGGCGCCTCGGCCACCACCACGGTGAAGACCGCGGTGAAGTCGGGTCAGGCGGAGACGGTGCGGCTCACGGCGAGCGGCGTCCCGGCGGGCGTCACGGCGTCCTTCAGCCCCGCCTCGGTCACGGCGGGCGGGCAGTCGACGCTCACCCTCTCCACCACCGCCCAGGCCGTCTCGGGGACCTACTCGGTCACGGTCACCGGCACCAGCCCGTCCGGCAGCCACAGCACCACGTACGCGCTGACCGTCACCGGCGGCAACGGCAACCAGTGCACCGCCGCCCCGTGGGCCTCGGGCACGGTCTACACCGGCGGGCAGCAGGTCTCCCACGAGGGGCACACCTGGAAGGCCAAGTGGTGGACGACCGGCGAGGAGCCCGGGACCACCGGCCAGTGGGGCGTCTGGCAGGACCTCGGCGCCTGCTGA
- a CDS encoding substrate-binding domain-containing protein: MRRAAVAVATTAMAVSLAACGSAKESGDSNESSDSAAKKGDDITVGLLLPENQTARYEKFDKPLIEKKVKELTNNKGKVTYANAKQDASLQAQQVDTMVTNKVDVLIIDAVDFKSIAGSVKKAKDQGIKVVAYDRLAEGPIDAYTSFDNVTVGKTQGEALLKALGDKAKDGQIVMMNGSSTDPNAAQFKEGAHSVLDGKVNIGREYDTKEWKPENANANMDAAISALGKDKIIGVYSANDGMAGGSITALKRAGIADIPVTGQDAELSGVQRIVTGEQYMSVYKSYPQEAAVAAEMAVALAQGKSLDSIATSKSDSSTTKGVPTVLVPVVSLTKDNIKETVIKEGFYTLDEICSGNYKAACDKIGLK, encoded by the coding sequence ATGCGTCGTGCCGCCGTTGCCGTTGCCACCACCGCGATGGCCGTCTCGCTCGCCGCCTGTGGCAGTGCCAAGGAGTCCGGCGACAGCAACGAGTCGTCCGACTCGGCCGCGAAGAAGGGCGACGACATCACGGTCGGTCTGCTCCTTCCGGAGAACCAGACCGCGCGGTACGAGAAGTTCGACAAGCCCTTGATCGAGAAGAAGGTCAAGGAGCTCACGAACAACAAGGGCAAGGTCACCTACGCCAACGCCAAGCAGGACGCCAGCCTGCAGGCGCAGCAGGTCGACACGATGGTGACCAACAAGGTCGACGTCCTGATCATCGACGCGGTGGACTTCAAGTCCATCGCCGGCTCGGTGAAGAAGGCCAAGGACCAGGGCATCAAGGTCGTCGCCTACGACCGCCTGGCCGAGGGTCCGATCGACGCCTACACGTCCTTCGACAACGTCACCGTCGGCAAGACGCAGGGCGAGGCCCTCCTGAAGGCGCTGGGCGACAAGGCCAAGGACGGCCAGATCGTCATGATGAACGGTTCGTCCACGGACCCGAACGCCGCCCAGTTCAAGGAGGGCGCCCACTCCGTCCTCGACGGCAAGGTGAACATCGGCCGCGAGTACGACACCAAGGAGTGGAAGCCGGAGAACGCCAACGCCAACATGGACGCCGCGATCTCCGCGCTCGGCAAGGACAAGATCATCGGCGTCTACTCCGCCAACGACGGCATGGCGGGCGGCTCCATCACCGCCCTGAAGCGCGCCGGCATCGCGGACATCCCGGTCACCGGGCAGGACGCCGAGCTGAGCGGCGTGCAGCGCATCGTCACCGGCGAGCAGTACATGAGCGTCTACAAGTCCTACCCGCAGGAGGCGGCCGTCGCCGCCGAGATGGCCGTCGCGCTCGCCCAGGGCAAGTCGCTCGACTCCATCGCCACGAGCAAGTCCGACAGCTCCACCACCAAGGGCGTTCCGACCGTCCTCGTCCCGGTCGTCTCGCTGACCAAGGACAACATCAAGGAGACCGTCATCAAGGAGGGCTTCTACACCCTCGACGAGATCTGCTCCGGCAACTACAAGGCCGCCTGCGACAAGATCGGCCTCAAGTAA